A stretch of the Microcella sp. genome encodes the following:
- a CDS encoding RNA polymerase sigma factor: MPDTPEAFAAVYTEHLGAVSRYLARRVARDDVDDLAADVFAVAWRKRASVRPGEELPWLYRIAGYLVANHRRRLAARASVLGLLSVPDSAPSAESLVTADAELARAWNALSPRDREVLALVVLDDLSVSDAAVTLGVSANAVSIRLHRAKKALADQLAQNSADDSERSGRPAT; encoded by the coding sequence ATGCCCGACACCCCGGAGGCGTTCGCCGCCGTCTACACCGAGCACCTCGGTGCCGTGAGCCGCTATCTCGCTCGACGCGTCGCCCGTGATGACGTCGACGATCTCGCCGCCGACGTGTTTGCGGTCGCGTGGCGCAAGCGTGCGTCAGTGCGGCCCGGCGAAGAACTGCCGTGGCTGTACCGCATCGCGGGGTACCTCGTGGCGAACCACCGTCGCCGCCTCGCCGCCCGGGCGTCGGTGCTCGGGTTGCTGTCGGTGCCCGACTCGGCCCCGTCGGCCGAGTCTCTCGTCACGGCAGACGCCGAGCTCGCCCGCGCATGGAACGCCCTCAGCCCGCGCGATCGCGAAGTGCTCGCGCTCGTCGTGCTCGACGACCTGTCGGTGAGCGATGCCGCTGTGACGCTCGGGGTGTCGGCGAATGCCGTGAGCATCCGCCTTCATCGCGCCAAGAAGGCGCTCGCCGACCAGCTCGCTCAGAATTCTGCCGACGATTCTGAAAGATCAGGCCGCCCCGCGACATAA